From a single Miscanthus floridulus cultivar M001 chromosome 8, ASM1932011v1, whole genome shotgun sequence genomic region:
- the LOC136472544 gene encoding lysine histidine transporter 1-like → MAAVQPSMEMQQQGPPANDSNSPARDDGGRSTEEKAAIDNWLPINASRNAKWWYSAFHNVTAMVGAGVLGLPYAMSELGWGAGVTIMVLSWIITLYTLWQMVEMHEMVPGKRFDRYHELGQHAFGERLGLWIVVPQQLVVEVGVNIVYMVTGGTSLKKFHDTVCESCKQLKLTYFIMIFASVHFVLSQLPNFDSISGVSLAAAVMSLSYSTIAWGASVDKGKVADVDYGLRATTTPGKVFGFLGALGTVAFAYAGHNVVLEIQATIPSTPEKPSKKPMWKGVVVAYIVVALCYFPVSFVGYWAFGKTVDSDILVTLSRPKWLIALANLMVVIHVIGSYQIYAMPVFDMMETVLVKKLRFPPGLMLRLIARTVYVAFTMFIAITFPFFDGLLSFFGGFAFAPTTYFLPCIMWLAIYKPKRFSLSWFANWICIILGLLLMVLAPIGGLRNIIISAKTYHFYQ, encoded by the exons ATGGCGGCAGTCCAGCCGTCCATGGAGATGCAGCAGCAAGGGCCGCCTGCCAACGATTCTAATTCTCCCGCCAGG GACGATGGCGGCAGGAGCACCGAGGAGAAGGCAGCGATCGACAACTGGCTTCCCATCAACGCGTCGAGGAACGCCAAGTGGTGGTACTCCGCCTTCCACAACGTCACCGCCATGGTCGGCGCCGGCGTGCTCGGCCTTCCCTACGCCATGTCCGAGCTCGGCTG GGGCGCTGGCGTCACGATTATGGTCTTGTCATGGATCATCACGCTGTACACGCTGTGGCAGATGGTGGAGATGCACGAGATGGTCCCCGGCAAGCGGTTCGACCGGTACCACGAGCTCGGGCAGCACGCGTTCGGCGAGCGGCTGGGCCTCTGGATCGTCGTGCCGCAGCAGCTCGTCGTCGAGGTGGGCGTCAACATCGTCTACATGGTCACCGGAGGCACCTCGCTGAAGAAGTTCCACGACACGGTCTGCGAGAGCTGCAAGCAGCTCAAGCTCACCTACTTCATCATGATCTTCGCCTCCGTCCACTTCGTGCTCTCCCAGCTCCCCAACTTCGACTCCATCTCCGGCGtgtccctcgccgccgccgtcatgTCGCTCAGCTATTCCACCATCGCGTGGGGCGCGTCGGTGGACAAGGGGAAGGTGGCGGACGTGGACTACGGGTTGCGGGCGACGACGACGCCAGGGAAGGTGTTCGGCTTCTTGGGAGCGCTAGGGACCGTGGCGTTCGCCTACGCCGGGCACAACGTGGTGCTGGAGATCCAGGCCACTATCCCGTCGACGCCGGAGAAGCCGTCCAAGAAGCCGATGTGGAAGGGCGTCGTCGTCGCCTACATCGTCGTCGCGCTGTGCTACTTCCCTGTCTCATTCGTCGGTTACTGGGCCTTTGGCAAAACTGTTGACAGCGACATCCTCGTCACGCTCTCCAGGCCCAAGTGGCTCATCGCCCTCGCCAACCTGATGGTCGTCATCCATGTCATTGGCAGCTACCAG ATTTATGCGATGCCGGTGTTCGACATGATGGAGACAGTGCTGGTGAAGAAGCTGCGGTTCCCTCCAGGCCTGATGCTCCGTCTGATTGCCCGTACTGTTTATGTTG CGTTCACAATGTTCATAGCCATCACCTTCCCCTTTTTCGATGGGTTGCTCAGTTTCTTTGGTGGATTCGCGTTCGCACCGACAACTTATTTC CTTCCCTGCATCATGTGGCTCGCAATCTACAAGCCCAAAAGGTTCAGCCTCTCATGGTTCGCCAACTGG ATCTGCATTATTCTTGGATTGCTTCTGATGGTACTAGCGCCGATTGGAGGACTCCGGAATATCATTATTAGCGCCAAGACATACCATTTCTACCAGTAA